The following are encoded together in the Chloroflexota bacterium genome:
- a CDS encoding FIST C-terminal domain-containing protein, giving the protein MKFWSAASLEHAPEAIAADLRDQVLSADWALDLAVAFVRPPDNTEIGPVIEAVREALPARHFLACTAESVVAAGREIEDEPATALLLGSLPGVQIDPLPDLASLLEDREAAAAQLQGAAAVVALVDPFSVHTEQLVERMNELAPGVPLIGGIASWGRAAGGNRMAQNDRISDRGAVGVALRGAVDVSIVVSQGCRPVGSPRTVTGARGNIITELDGQSPIDTLRQVFADAAENDQELMRAGVMLGHAISTDADDWGRGGFLIRGLMGADAGSGALAVTGIVSEQDTVQFHVRDAATAQEDLELLLTPQAFEPEAAGALLFTCNGRGARMYGRPDGDISLVRQALGSEVPVSGFFCGGELGPIGGANFVHGFTASLAIFRPKAG; this is encoded by the coding sequence ATGAAGTTCTGGTCGGCGGCGTCGTTGGAGCATGCGCCTGAGGCCATTGCGGCGGACCTGCGGGACCAGGTGCTGAGTGCGGACTGGGCGCTGGACCTGGCGGTGGCGTTTGTGCGGCCGCCGGACAACACCGAGATCGGCCCCGTCATTGAGGCGGTTCGCGAGGCGTTGCCGGCGCGGCACTTCCTGGCCTGCACGGCCGAGAGCGTGGTGGCCGCCGGGCGTGAGATCGAGGACGAGCCGGCGACGGCGCTGCTGCTGGGCTCGTTGCCGGGCGTCCAGATCGATCCGCTGCCCGACCTGGCGTCGCTGCTCGAAGACCGCGAGGCGGCCGCGGCGCAGTTGCAAGGCGCGGCGGCAGTGGTGGCGCTGGTGGACCCCTTCTCGGTGCACACGGAACAGCTCGTGGAGCGCATGAACGAGCTGGCGCCCGGCGTGCCGCTCATCGGCGGCATCGCCAGTTGGGGGCGCGCGGCCGGCGGCAATCGCATGGCCCAGAACGACCGCATTTCGGACCGGGGCGCCGTTGGCGTGGCGCTGCGGGGCGCGGTGGACGTGAGCATCGTGGTCTCGCAGGGATGCCGGCCCGTCGGCTCGCCGCGCACCGTCACCGGTGCGAGGGGCAACATCATCACCGAGCTCGACGGGCAGTCGCCGATCGACACGCTGCGGCAAGTGTTTGCCGATGCCGCGGAGAACGACCAGGAGCTGATGCGCGCGGGCGTGATGCTGGGCCACGCGATCTCGACCGACGCCGACGATTGGGGCCGCGGCGGATTCCTCATCCGCGGTCTGATGGGCGCCGACGCCGGGTCCGGCGCGCTGGCGGTGACCGGCATCGTGAGCGAGCAGGACACGGTGCAGTTTCACGTGCGCGACGCCGCGACTGCCCAGGAGGACCTGGAGCTGCTGCTGACGCCCCAGGCGTTCGAGCCCGAGGCGGCCGGGGCGTTGCTGTTCACCTGCAATGGACGCGGGGCGCGGATGTATGGCCGGCCCGATGGAGATATCTCGCTGGTCCGACAGGCGCTGGGCAGCGAGGTGCCGGTGAGCGGATTCTTCTGCGGTGGGGAGCTGGGACCGATCGGCGGGGCCAACTTCGTGCACGGGTTCACGGCGAGCCTGGCGATCTTTCGACCGAAGGCGGGCTGA
- a CDS encoding response regulator, with protein sequence MGRPYKILMVDDEPDLEPLVRQRMRRKIQAGEYRFVFASNGVEALDMLQDDQDIDIVISDINMPHMDGLTLLEQIPRVDPSVRAVILSAYGDMKNIRTAMRRGAFDFIMKPIDFDDLQETIERTRHHLDAWRMALSSRDALVTAQGQTDPQPASDPGAAN encoded by the coding sequence ATGGGACGACCCTACAAGATCCTCATGGTCGATGACGAGCCCGATCTCGAGCCGCTGGTGCGGCAGCGCATGCGGCGCAAGATTCAGGCCGGCGAATACCGATTCGTCTTCGCCAGCAACGGCGTCGAGGCGCTTGACATGCTGCAAGACGACCAGGACATCGACATCGTCATCTCCGATATCAACATGCCACACATGGACGGCCTGACGCTGCTGGAGCAGATTCCACGAGTCGATCCCTCAGTCCGCGCCGTGATCCTGTCGGCGTACGGCGACATGAAGAATATCCGCACGGCGATGCGGCGAGGCGCGTTCGATTTCATCATGAAGCCGATCGATTTCGACGACCTGCAAGAGACCATCGAGCGCACGCGGCACCATCTCGACGCCTGGCGGATGGCCCTGTCGTCGCGCGACGCGCTGGTAACGGCCCAAGGCCAGACCGATCCTCAGCCGGCTTCAGACCCTGGAGCGGCGAACTGA
- a CDS encoding SpoIIE family protein phosphatase, with protein MSAMKRPYNILVVDDEPDLEPLIKQRMRRRIRRGTHSFDFANDGIEALEKLDANPEIDMVITDINMPRMDGLTLLDQIPNVTDIDVRCIVVSAYGDMQNIRTAMNRGAFDFVTKPIDFEDLQITMERALHHLEEWRAALSSRDALVALQNELEVASSTQQSILPKTFPKSDEYQVFANMEPARNVGGDFYDVIRLESGKVGLAIADVSDKGVPAALFMMSSRTLLKGAAIGLGEPGEALREVNELLYEENETMMFVTVLYSIFDPATGTLTYSNGGHDAPVLVRAGGGAELLSLTGGVALGVAPDIDFPSQTVQLDPGDTIVLYTDGVTEAMNGDGEQFGVDRIQEVFEANPPTDSEQATHALFEAVREFVGDTPQSDDITCLVLRRAADGA; from the coding sequence ATGAGCGCCATGAAGCGGCCCTACAACATTCTCGTCGTTGATGATGAGCCGGACCTGGAACCGCTGATCAAGCAGCGCATGCGGCGCCGGATTCGCCGCGGCACGCATAGCTTCGACTTTGCGAACGACGGCATCGAGGCGCTTGAAAAGCTGGACGCGAACCCCGAAATCGACATGGTCATCACGGACATCAATATGCCGCGCATGGACGGGCTTACGCTGCTCGACCAGATACCGAATGTCACCGATATCGACGTCAGATGCATCGTGGTCTCGGCTTACGGCGATATGCAGAACATTCGCACGGCGATGAATCGTGGGGCCTTCGACTTCGTCACCAAGCCGATCGACTTCGAAGACCTGCAAATCACCATGGAGCGGGCGCTGCACCACCTCGAGGAGTGGCGAGCCGCGCTCTCCTCGCGCGACGCGCTGGTGGCCCTGCAGAACGAGCTCGAAGTCGCGAGCAGCACCCAGCAGTCGATCCTGCCCAAGACGTTTCCGAAGAGCGATGAATACCAGGTGTTCGCCAACATGGAGCCGGCGCGAAACGTCGGCGGCGACTTCTACGACGTGATTCGTTTGGAAAGCGGCAAGGTCGGGCTGGCGATAGCGGATGTCTCCGACAAGGGCGTTCCGGCCGCCCTGTTCATGATGTCGAGCCGGACTCTGCTCAAAGGCGCGGCGATCGGCCTCGGCGAGCCGGGCGAGGCCCTGCGCGAAGTGAATGAGCTGCTGTACGAAGAAAACGAAACCATGATGTTCGTGACCGTGCTGTACTCGATCTTCGACCCGGCGACCGGCACGCTCACCTATTCCAACGGCGGGCACGACGCGCCGGTTCTGGTTCGCGCTGGAGGGGGCGCGGAACTCCTGTCGCTGACCGGCGGGGTCGCGCTTGGCGTGGCGCCCGACATCGACTTCCCAAGCCAGACCGTTCAGCTCGATCCCGGCGACACCATCGTGCTCTACACGGACGGCGTCACCGAAGCCATGAACGGCGACGGTGAACAGTTTGGCGTCGACCGTATTCAGGAGGTCTTCGAGGCGAATCCGCCCACCGATTCCGAGCAGGCCACCCATGCGCTGTTCGAGGCGGTGCGGGAATTCGTCGGCGATACGCCCCAATCCGACGACATCACCTGCCTGGTGCTGCGGCGCGCCGCAGACGGCGCCTAG
- a CDS encoding branched-chain amino acid ABC transporter permease translates to MSLAQLKVTALSGALRIRDHHSRALATTLTTAVIAYVIWKIVQSPEQALQFAFNGLPVGAVYTLLALGFTLVYSTVWFFDLYYGAAAALGAYGVFYLRSQDFLGGRYDVNNHFVNIVFAAVVAGVVAWALHENFHSRLRSRFKPNVLLTFGALLCGMVGVYMWLVLANPSNLNVLLSPVIGVAVAAVALWVLHRTYRSLANSARPVSPLALAVPAAALGAFCGYLVASTPESNLYLSWGVSCLLAGAVSLALYRGLYVYMRLRAKSPLIMLVASLGVLLAITAIITIVFRAAPRPLPEAFGSDVWTIAGANIKGFNVFAIGVSLAGFAGLLVLLKRTAFGTAVRAIGDDEEVSKVVGINTTVVIAVVFFIGAMFAALAGILSGHDTAIQPRMGLLLLLKGWIASVIGGIGNLHGAIIGGFALGMIEQFGIWDLAGEWKDVISFVVLIIFLSFWPQGLLPRR, encoded by the coding sequence ATGAGTTTGGCCCAACTCAAGGTGACCGCGCTGTCCGGCGCGCTGCGCATTCGCGACCACCACAGCCGGGCGTTGGCGACCACGCTGACCACGGCAGTCATCGCCTACGTCATCTGGAAGATCGTCCAGTCGCCCGAACAAGCCTTGCAGTTCGCCTTCAACGGCCTGCCCGTGGGCGCCGTCTATACGCTGCTGGCGCTGGGATTCACCCTCGTCTACAGCACGGTGTGGTTCTTCGACCTGTACTACGGAGCCGCCGCGGCGCTCGGCGCTTACGGCGTCTTCTACCTACGATCCCAGGACTTCCTCGGCGGTCGATACGACGTCAACAATCACTTCGTCAACATCGTCTTCGCGGCCGTGGTCGCCGGGGTCGTCGCATGGGCGCTCCATGAGAACTTCCACAGCCGTCTTCGGAGCCGCTTCAAACCGAACGTGCTGCTCACCTTTGGGGCCCTGCTTTGCGGGATGGTTGGCGTCTATATGTGGCTGGTCCTTGCCAACCCAAGCAACCTCAACGTCCTGCTCAGCCCGGTCATCGGCGTCGCGGTTGCGGCGGTGGCGCTCTGGGTGCTGCATCGGACCTACCGGAGCCTTGCCAACAGTGCTCGGCCGGTTTCGCCTCTTGCTCTTGCCGTGCCCGCGGCAGCCCTGGGCGCCTTTTGCGGCTACCTGGTGGCAAGCACGCCGGAATCAAATCTCTACTTGAGCTGGGGCGTCTCCTGCCTGCTGGCGGGAGCCGTGAGCCTGGCCCTCTACCGAGGTCTCTACGTCTACATGCGCCTCAGGGCCAAGTCGCCCCTAATCATGCTGGTGGCCTCGCTCGGAGTCCTGCTGGCGATCACCGCCATCATCACCATCGTCTTTCGCGCCGCGCCGCGCCCGCTGCCGGAAGCCTTCGGCAGCGACGTTTGGACCATTGCCGGGGCGAACATCAAGGGTTTCAACGTCTTCGCGATCGGCGTGTCCCTCGCGGGTTTTGCCGGCCTGCTGGTCCTCCTCAAGCGGACCGCCTTCGGTACTGCGGTGCGAGCCATCGGCGACGACGAGGAAGTGTCCAAGGTGGTGGGCATCAACACCACGGTCGTCATTGCCGTCGTGTTTTTCATTGGCGCGATGTTCGCCGCCCTGGCCGGAATTCTCAGCGGCCACGACACCGCCATTCAGCCCCGAATGGGCCTGCTGCTGCTCTTGAAGGGCTGGATCGCCTCGGTCATCGGCGGCATCGGGAATCTGCACGGCGCCATCATCGGCGGCTTCGCCCTGGGCATGATCGAGCAGTTCGGTATCTGGGACCTGGCCGGCGAGTGGAAGGACGTCATCTCGTTCGTGGTCCTCATCATCTTCCTGTCGTTCTGGCCCCAGGGCCTCCTGCCGCGGAGATAG
- a CDS encoding DUF5069 domain-containing protein, with product MAKMIPMIGSSEAGPLGAIHLPRLWLKVTLSAAGQLNDEYDACGAGFDQMVLDGLGVDRDAAVDFISSSRPTYPQFEQWVVDQNGGSIDQSVIDASNAAIAGYEHGDDIVAAISAGAGTNADHAIKDAVTLNALEDWSDFHASLSG from the coding sequence ATGGCGAAGATGATTCCGATGATTGGATCAAGCGAAGCCGGACCGCTGGGGGCGATCCACCTGCCGAGGCTGTGGCTCAAAGTGACGCTGTCGGCCGCCGGTCAGCTCAACGACGAATACGACGCCTGCGGCGCCGGGTTCGACCAGATGGTGTTGGACGGCCTGGGCGTTGACCGCGACGCGGCGGTGGACTTCATTTCGAGCAGCCGGCCGACCTACCCGCAGTTCGAGCAGTGGGTCGTGGACCAGAACGGCGGCAGCATCGACCAGTCGGTGATCGACGCGTCGAATGCGGCGATTGCGGGCTACGAGCACGGCGACGACATCGTGGCGGCGATCTCCGCGGGGGCCGGGACCAACGCGGACCACGCCATCAAGGACGCCGTGACGCTGAACGCGCTCGAGGACTGGAGCGACTTCCACGCGTCCCTGAGCGGATAA
- a CDS encoding ABC transporter substrate-binding protein produces the protein MSVFSWKRTASLGLLAVLVVAALGCGEAGSDEPFRIGVMESVTGPGETYGTVAVQSKEMAVAEINAAGGINGRMLELVVEDSKCNAQDAITAYTKLTDVDGVKIILGTSCSGAMLGAAPLAEADGVVMFSGLATNPDIAEAGDYIFRTSLSDATVGVDTGNVLWADGIRRLATISESTDYAEGVRRTTAEHFQSLGGEVVAEERYASDTTDFRTQLEKLLGANPDAVHIAAQSEFTGGTVIKQLRELGYDGPIYADVVPIGTTALEIAGEAATGVKAITPDLDPANAKAQEVLANFKDRYDYVTLPWFLGSAYDNVYIAAECLKQTGDDQDADGFRDCLYEITWSGTIGDNYSFDEKGEVVGLSNAVLEVLPVAERTEENGGYKVLGAAPTG, from the coding sequence GTGAGCGTATTTTCATGGAAGCGAACCGCCTCGCTGGGGCTGCTGGCCGTGCTCGTGGTGGCCGCTCTGGGATGCGGTGAGGCCGGCAGCGACGAACCGTTTCGGATCGGCGTGATGGAGTCCGTCACCGGTCCGGGCGAAACCTACGGCACGGTTGCGGTGCAATCCAAGGAAATGGCCGTAGCCGAGATCAACGCCGCCGGCGGCATCAACGGGCGCATGCTGGAGTTGGTCGTCGAAGACTCGAAGTGCAACGCCCAGGACGCCATCACGGCCTACACCAAGCTCACCGACGTGGACGGGGTGAAGATCATCCTCGGCACGTCGTGCAGCGGCGCGATGCTCGGGGCCGCGCCCCTGGCCGAAGCCGATGGCGTGGTCATGTTCTCCGGATTGGCCACCAACCCGGACATCGCCGAGGCCGGCGACTACATCTTCCGCACGTCGTTGAGTGACGCCACCGTGGGTGTCGACACGGGCAACGTGCTCTGGGCCGACGGGATTCGCCGGCTGGCGACCATCAGCGAGTCGACCGACTACGCCGAGGGAGTCCGGCGAACCACGGCTGAACACTTCCAGAGCCTGGGCGGCGAGGTCGTGGCCGAGGAGCGGTACGCCTCCGACACCACGGACTTCCGCACCCAGCTGGAGAAGCTGCTCGGCGCGAACCCGGACGCCGTGCACATCGCCGCACAGTCCGAGTTCACCGGCGGAACCGTCATCAAGCAGCTCCGAGAACTGGGCTACGACGGTCCGATCTACGCCGACGTGGTGCCGATCGGGACGACCGCGCTGGAAATCGCGGGCGAAGCCGCGACGGGCGTGAAGGCCATTACGCCGGACCTCGATCCGGCCAACGCCAAAGCGCAGGAAGTGCTGGCGAATTTCAAGGACCGCTATGACTACGTCACGCTGCCCTGGTTCCTCGGTTCGGCGTATGACAACGTCTACATCGCCGCCGAGTGCCTCAAGCAGACTGGCGACGACCAGGATGCCGACGGATTCCGCGACTGCCTCTACGAGATCACGTGGAGCGGGACCATCGGCGACAACTACAGCTTCGACGAGAAAGGCGAAGTCGTCGGCCTGTCCAATGCGGTGCTGGAGGTGCTGCCGGTAGCCGAGCGCACCGAGGAGAACGGGGGCTACAAGGTCCTGGGCGCCGCACCGACCGGGTGA
- a CDS encoding cupin domain-containing protein, protein MPIVRIADQPEAAWRPGQSLRHVMGVAEGSTSLSMQHFRVAPGAETPLHFHDVDEALLPLSGCIQVYLDDAWHAVGPGEICVFPAGSQHGFVGTGDKPAEILTVFPVPDALTAVHTTYLEGEPPIPWSKP, encoded by the coding sequence GTGCCCATCGTGCGCATCGCCGACCAGCCGGAGGCCGCGTGGCGGCCCGGGCAGTCGCTGCGTCATGTCATGGGAGTCGCGGAGGGATCCACTTCGCTCTCCATGCAGCACTTCAGGGTGGCGCCCGGCGCCGAGACGCCGCTCCACTTTCACGACGTGGACGAGGCGCTGCTGCCGCTGAGCGGCTGCATTCAGGTTTACCTGGACGACGCGTGGCACGCGGTGGGGCCGGGAGAAATCTGCGTGTTTCCGGCCGGAAGCCAACACGGCTTTGTGGGGACCGGCGACAAACCCGCGGAAATCCTGACCGTGTTTCCGGTTCCGGACGCCTTGACGGCTGTGCACACCACCTATCTCGAAGGCGAGCCGCCGATTCCCTGGTCGAAACCCTAG
- a CDS encoding NAD(P)-dependent oxidoreductase, translating to MADTAQRIGFVGVGRMGANMARHLNDEGYTVSAVYDAQRELAESLAGELGCEAPDTLAGVTAASDVIITVVTDDSSMRDIFGESGDSLLTGAEGRVFVNCATITPQVHVDVEALAEGAGASSLEACMASSITQARDGTLYLMCGGREAVYQQVEPLLETLSVSRRYIGPAGTAAQVKALVNMVMNINTAGLAEGLGLGSALGLDLDVLQEVFSQTGANSRVLETDGEDMVIRDHETYFSSAHAAKDSGIALSLADDAGLDLPLAQATKAQYDKMIAVGKGDLDKSGVAELTFPGRN from the coding sequence ATGGCGGACACGGCGCAGCGGATTGGGTTTGTGGGCGTGGGGCGCATGGGCGCCAACATGGCGCGCCACCTGAACGACGAGGGCTATACGGTTTCGGCCGTCTACGACGCCCAGCGCGAGCTGGCCGAGTCGCTGGCGGGCGAGCTTGGGTGCGAGGCGCCGGACACGCTTGCCGGCGTGACGGCGGCCTCCGACGTCATCATCACCGTGGTCACCGACGATTCGTCGATGCGGGACATCTTCGGCGAGAGCGGCGACAGCCTGCTCACCGGCGCCGAGGGCCGGGTGTTCGTCAACTGCGCCACCATCACGCCGCAGGTCCACGTGGACGTGGAGGCCCTGGCCGAGGGCGCGGGCGCGAGCAGCCTGGAAGCCTGCATGGCCAGCAGCATTACGCAGGCCCGTGACGGCACCCTCTACCTGATGTGCGGCGGGCGGGAAGCGGTCTACCAGCAGGTCGAGCCGCTGCTGGAAACCCTGAGCGTCTCGCGGCGCTACATCGGACCCGCGGGCACGGCGGCGCAGGTGAAGGCGCTGGTCAACATGGTGATGAACATCAACACCGCCGGGCTGGCCGAGGGCCTGGGACTCGGGTCGGCGCTGGGTCTGGACCTGGACGTGCTCCAGGAAGTGTTCTCGCAGACCGGGGCTAACTCGCGGGTGCTCGAAACCGACGGCGAGGACATGGTCATTCGCGACCACGAGACCTATTTCTCGTCGGCGCACGCGGCCAAGGACTCGGGCATTGCTCTGTCGCTGGCCGACGACGCCGGGCTCGACCTGCCGCTGGCGCAGGCCACGAAGGCGCAGTACGACAAGATGATCGCCGTGGGCAAGGGCGATCTGGACAAGTCGGGCGTGGCGGAGCTGACGTTCCCCGGGCGAAACTGA
- a CDS encoding ABC transporter substrate-binding protein, producing the protein MRNRLMALLVVGLLVALAAPVGATEECEFVLGFASLKSLIDDAEGPAVVGECLENEGFNPMLGEAHQQTTGGLMVWRKADNWTGFSDGQRTWIHGPEGLQSRLDTELLDWERIAQLRLNASSFEYAVGQPGGSLNIATISEPLTFNLALANDASSSGILGYLFDGLTEISWLTDEVEPSLAESWEHSADGLTWTFHLRRDVTWHDGQPFTAHDVDFTFNRLIYNDDIAASSRPSFQFRVFDEASGTWRESPMTVTALDDYTVQCVLPVPFATFLRSMGTAIYPKHILESHVDDGTFAEVWNIDTDPAEIIGTGPFTIASYVPGEEIVLRRNPSYWLKDAAGNSLPYLETIDYTIVEDLESELARFLAGEADIHGVLGEEFADLEPLQADGDFTIHRRGPAFGTTFLGFNMNPGANPDTGEAYLAPEKLQWFQNVQFRQAVAHSIDKDAIINDVLHGLGYPQWSSVSPAAGDFHNPDVRRYPFDVARANRILDDLGWVDTDGDGVREDDAGNPISFTLVTNTGNTVRSSAGEVIHQGLTAIGLQVDYQLIDFGVLVGQLVSTYDWEAMIIGFTGGSDPHSGISFWHTSEALHLWNPNQPEPATAWEAEIDELYIKASQELDRDQRVAYYHRAQAIAAENVPVIYTTLSERLTAVRNVFGNTTPTLYGLWDIRYLYRTDLAE; encoded by the coding sequence ATGCGAAACAGGTTGATGGCACTGCTCGTCGTCGGGCTCTTGGTGGCGCTCGCCGCACCGGTTGGCGCCACTGAGGAGTGCGAATTCGTCCTCGGCTTCGCCAGCCTCAAGTCGCTGATCGACGACGCCGAGGGACCGGCCGTCGTCGGCGAGTGCCTGGAGAACGAGGGCTTCAACCCGATGTTGGGCGAGGCGCATCAGCAGACCACCGGCGGGTTGATGGTCTGGCGCAAGGCCGACAACTGGACCGGATTCAGCGACGGGCAGCGCACCTGGATTCACGGGCCCGAGGGGCTCCAATCCCGCCTCGACACCGAGTTGCTCGACTGGGAACGCATTGCCCAGCTCCGCCTGAACGCCTCCAGTTTCGAGTACGCGGTCGGCCAACCGGGCGGATCGTTGAACATTGCGACCATTTCCGAGCCGCTCACGTTCAACCTGGCCCTCGCCAACGACGCCTCGTCGTCGGGCATCCTGGGCTATCTCTTCGACGGGCTCACGGAGATTTCGTGGCTCACGGACGAGGTCGAACCGTCGCTGGCGGAGTCCTGGGAACACTCAGCGGACGGCTTGACGTGGACCTTCCACCTCCGGCGTGACGTCACCTGGCACGACGGGCAACCCTTCACCGCCCACGACGTGGACTTCACGTTCAACCGGCTCATCTACAACGACGACATCGCCGCCAGCAGCCGCCCCTCGTTCCAATTCCGCGTCTTTGATGAGGCGTCCGGCACGTGGCGGGAGTCGCCGATGACGGTGACGGCACTGGACGACTACACGGTCCAGTGCGTGCTGCCGGTGCCGTTCGCCACCTTTCTACGCTCCATGGGAACCGCGATCTACCCCAAGCACATCCTCGAGTCGCACGTGGACGACGGCACGTTCGCCGAGGTGTGGAATATCGACACCGACCCGGCCGAGATCATCGGCACCGGGCCCTTCACCATCGCCAGCTATGTACCCGGCGAGGAGATTGTGCTGCGGCGCAATCCGAGCTACTGGCTCAAGGACGCCGCCGGAAACTCCCTGCCGTACCTGGAGACGATCGACTACACGATCGTTGAAGATCTCGAATCCGAGCTCGCCAGGTTCCTGGCCGGCGAGGCCGACATCCACGGCGTGCTGGGCGAGGAGTTCGCGGACCTCGAGCCGCTGCAGGCCGACGGCGACTTCACCATCCACCGCCGCGGGCCGGCGTTTGGGACGACCTTTCTCGGATTCAACATGAACCCCGGCGCCAACCCTGACACCGGCGAGGCGTATCTCGCGCCGGAGAAGCTGCAGTGGTTCCAAAACGTGCAATTCCGCCAGGCCGTCGCGCACAGCATCGACAAGGACGCGATCATCAACGACGTGCTGCACGGACTGGGCTATCCGCAGTGGTCGTCCGTCAGCCCCGCGGCCGGCGACTTCCACAACCCCGACGTGCGCCGCTATCCCTTCGACGTCGCCCGGGCCAACCGGATCCTGGATGACCTGGGATGGGTGGACACCGACGGGGACGGCGTCCGCGAAGACGATGCCGGCAATCCGATCTCGTTCACGCTGGTGACCAACACCGGCAACACCGTGCGCAGCAGCGCCGGCGAGGTCATCCACCAAGGTCTGACCGCGATCGGCCTTCAGGTGGACTATCAGCTGATCGACTTCGGCGTGCTCGTCGGCCAGCTGGTCAGCACCTACGACTGGGAAGCCATGATCATTGGCTTCACCGGCGGATCCGACCCGCACAGCGGCATCTCCTTCTGGCACACCAGCGAGGCGCTGCACCTCTGGAATCCGAACCAGCCGGAGCCCGCGACGGCGTGGGAGGCGGAGATCGATGAGCTGTACATCAAGGCCAGCCAGGAGCTCGACCGCGACCAGCGCGTGGCCTACTACCACCGCGCGCAGGCCATCGCCGCCGAGAACGTGCCGGTGATCTACACCACGCTTTCGGAACGGCTGACCGCGGTGCGCAACGTCTTCGGCAACACCACCCCCACGCTGTACGGGCTATGGGACATCCGCTATCTCTACCGGACCGACCTGGCCGAATAG
- a CDS encoding branched-chain amino acid ABC transporter permease, which produces MALSTQAIGNLLRRRPRFASRNIELWANLVILSWAAGFMLWQGLGFAITVSTVFAIWAILAVSLNLVVGYTGLLSVGHIGFFGIGAYAMAILSSDASYEQLRTEAIPTFGWPFFAALPISVILAGLVAIVVGVAFNRFRDDIYVLVSFGFAVIAFNLFLNWRPLTRGAFGIHEIARPEIGGWTLNGPFEFLVLALVFLAIVVLISWFIVTSSFGRVLTAIREDEQAIEVFGYQTAHYKLAIWVISAMMAGLAGALFGSWTSFIDPNSFILLESILLVSIVILGGLATIWGSLLGAMAFVMLEEGMRFLPFLPTEFIGQARQVVLGILLVLLMLFRPQGLVGKFRL; this is translated from the coding sequence GTGGCACTGAGCACCCAGGCCATCGGCAATCTGCTGCGGCGGCGCCCGCGCTTCGCCAGTCGAAACATCGAGCTCTGGGCAAACCTGGTCATCCTGTCCTGGGCGGCGGGGTTCATGCTGTGGCAAGGCCTCGGCTTTGCCATCACCGTGAGCACGGTCTTCGCCATCTGGGCGATCCTGGCGGTCAGCCTGAATCTGGTGGTGGGATACACCGGTCTGCTGTCCGTGGGGCATATCGGGTTCTTCGGCATCGGGGCCTACGCGATGGCGATCCTCAGTTCCGACGCGTCGTACGAGCAGCTGCGCACGGAGGCCATTCCCACCTTCGGCTGGCCCTTCTTTGCCGCGCTGCCGATCAGCGTGATCCTGGCCGGGTTGGTGGCGATCGTCGTGGGCGTTGCCTTCAACCGGTTCAGAGACGACATCTACGTCCTGGTCTCATTCGGATTCGCCGTCATCGCCTTCAACCTCTTCTTGAATTGGCGCCCGCTCACCAGGGGCGCGTTCGGCATCCACGAGATTGCCCGGCCCGAGATCGGCGGGTGGACGCTCAACGGCCCGTTCGAGTTCCTGGTTTTGGCGCTCGTGTTTCTCGCGATCGTGGTGCTCATCTCGTGGTTCATCGTGACCTCATCGTTTGGACGGGTGCTCACCGCCATCCGCGAGGACGAGCAGGCCATCGAGGTCTTCGGCTACCAGACCGCCCACTACAAGCTGGCCATCTGGGTCATCTCGGCCATGATGGCCGGGCTGGCGGGCGCCCTGTTCGGGAGCTGGACCAGCTTCATCGATCCCAACTCCTTCATCCTGCTGGAATCGATCCTCTTGGTCTCCATCGTCATCCTGGGCGGGCTGGCCACGATCTGGGGATCGCTGCTCGGGGCCATGGCCTTCGTCATGCTCGAAGAGGGCATGCGCTTCCTGCCGTTCTTGCCCACCGAGTTCATCGGCCAGGCGCGGCAGGTCGTGCTGGGGATCCTGCTGGTGCTGCTCATGCTGTTCCGGCCGCAAGGCCTGGTCGGGAAGTTCCGCCTGTGA